In Panthera uncia isolate 11264 unplaced genomic scaffold, Puncia_PCG_1.0 HiC_scaffold_1181, whole genome shotgun sequence, the genomic stretch CAGTTAGCTGATCTGAACGGCCAAGTATGACCAAGTATGACCAAAAGGACAGATAGCAATGGACAGACCAGGGAAAAAGAGAGCGATAGAAAGCCCTGCTGAAACTGCTATCATCCCACACTCAAGGCTGTGCTCCCTGACGAGTCACATCACTGATTACACACCACAGGGAAAATAGACTTCACTCAAATAGCCTGGCCAAGTCACTAAAGacataaacaagcaaaaaatgaaaatgaacgttgggaagggaagaagaggatcAGTACCCAGCACTGGTACAATATATTACCTAAACTGTCCAGCTTTTAGCAAAGCTATGATGCaagcaaagaaataggaaagtatAACCCATcacaggtaagaaaaaaataagcaggcAATATAAGCTGAGCAGGCCCAGATGTCATACTCAACAAAGGGGTCAAAGCaggcattatatatatatatatatatatatatatatgttcaaagaactaaaggtaACTATGCATAAAGACCACACTTGTCTCATCAAGTAGACAATAtcaataacaaaatttttaagaaccAGGGAGAAATTCTGGAATGAAAAAGTAcagtaaatgaattaaaaaaaaaatcagtagagtGGCTCAACAGTAGGTTTaaactggcagaagaaagaatcagtgaactttaAGATAGTTAGACATTAAGtaatctaaaaacagaaaaataatttctttaaatgaaaagagCCTGAGAAAGGAGTGGGTTACCATGAAAGACACCAACATACACATAATTAGAGTTccagaaagggaggaaaacagaaaggagcagagaaaactTTTACAATATCTAATGGCTAAAAagttcccaaatttgatgaaaaccatTAGTCTAAACATCCATGAAGCTCAATGAATTCCCTGTAAAATAACCATAAGGAGATCCACTCTCAAACACGTTTTAGTAAAAATGGTGAAAGAcaaatccaaaagaaaattttggaaGCAGCAAGTGAAAAATGACAAATTGTATATAAAGGAACCCCAATAAGATTAACAGAAACATCTGATTGCTCATCAGAAACAACAGAGCCTAAAAGGTAGTGGGATGATGTATTCCAAATACTGACAGATAAcaaaactgtcaaccaagaatcttATATTTAGCCAAGTTgtctttcaaaaagtaaaagcaaaacataaaggCATTTCCAGATAAACAACAACTTAGATAATTTGTTGCTAACAGACCCACCTTATGACCATACTGAAGGAAGTTCTTCAGCTGGAAGCAAGTGACTCAGACAGTGACTTAAATTCATCAGAGAGCGCCAGGAAaggtaattatataattataaaagacaGCTTAAAATGCATggtgtctttctttccttaaccgatttaaaaagcaattgtatAAAAACAATGTGTACATaagtgtattgttggatttacaacagctataaatgaaatatatttgaaaataatcagaaaggAGGTAGGCGGGAGCAAAACCGAAAAGGAGTAAGGAAGTGATACCAGAGTAATTCAACAAcaggaacaaatgaaaagaaccaGTAATCTCAATAAGGATAAGATAGCAAACTATGTAGTTATATATTTACTCccctttctctttaacttctctcatagacataaaattatataaagttgTAGCAATGTACTATTGCGATTGTAACATATATCAACGTGATGGGTGCACAAAAATATGTGATATAACAGCACAGAGGTCCTAGAGCTATGGAGGAATAGTATTCGTATATTTTCCTGGAAATACACTATCATAAAACTGAAGTATTTTCTGATAACTGAAGAAGTGTATGGTAAATCCTAGAGAAACCACTAGGAAAATACCTAAAAATTCTAttgtgaaaaaaatcattaaaagaattaaaatgttccACTGGGAAATATTCAGTAACGTATAGAAAGCcgtaaaagagaaacagaaacaaaagacaggagacacagaaagtaaaaagtaaaatggcagaCATAAATCCACTATGTCAATAATCACAGTACATGTGAATGGATTAAACCATCCAGTCAGAAACTCAGAGACTCTCACACTGGATCAAAACAAGATCCACATATATGCTCTCGAAGGAGACATCATATAAATATGTTGCAAGTAAAGGATTGAAAACAATACATCATGCAGACAAAATCCACATGAAAGCTAGAGTAGTTGTGCTCATATCAGACGAAGCAAACATGAAGACAAAAACTATTATAGAAATAAATGGGGgcatttataataatgaaaatattaatttaaaaattatgagggCAAAGTTCTCTTTCAATGCTTTCctttaaatggcaaaaaatataaatgaattaaacttcCAACTCGAAAAGTTACCACAAAAGCACATAGGAgaacacagaaggaaataaaaacgaTAAATGcggaaaaaataagacagaatagCAATGGGATGGGTAAAGTAATTCGAGAGctgttttgttgggttttgtgTTCTGAGAGGAGTACAGGGATAAACAAGAACTTTTCACAAATTTAATCAATTTTAACagagcaagaaaaatgaaaagtataacGAAGTATTATAGCAATCAAAGGGAGAATCAAAAAAGGAACCAATTATAAGAAATTATTGATACAACTCTATgccaatgtattttaaatgtacgCAACAAGGGACAACATTTCCAATAAACTAGACCACTAACCACAGAAGAAACTAAATAAGCAATTTTATGTAATACCTCCATACATGCTCTAAGCCTAGAATGTTCTACAGTCTCTTAAATATAATGATTCCCAAGTTATGTAATTTATTCCAGAACAcgtataaacacacaaaaaagagtggaaaaaaattGGGCAAAGATTTGAAAGCAAGAACCCTTCCAGGTCTGGGTCTCTCCCACCCTGGGAGAGGGCCATCTTCCCGCCAGGCTGGCCACCCCCACTGGATCGCTGGGCCCCTGATCACTCTTCCCCACTGGATCACATCATGCAGCAAGCCCTGTTCTGACCCAGTGCATCTCTGACTTCCTGGAGCCCTGGTGTCCCCACATGCCCCTGTCCACACCCCTTACCAGATCCGAGGAGGATGTTGACTACGCCCTTGGCCATGTCAGCCTTCAAGGTCAAATCTGTAAACTTCAAGGCTGTGAGTGGAGTCACCTGGGAAGGCAGAGAAGGCTGGGTCAGGAAGGACCGGGAAGTGgggctctgccttcctctcccagcAGCCGAGGTAGCAAGCAGGGAGAAGCAGTCATGGCAAGAGGACCCTCCGGGGAAAGCCCCATCGTAGCGGGTACCACCAACCCAGGCAGCTTCCCCACAGCTCCAGTGGAAAGTGGGGAGTAAGGCCTGCTCCCTCCTGTGTCTTCTAGTGCCTTCTCCTGGCAGGCTCCAGCCTTGTAGCCAGGCCTGGCCCCTTCCTGAATGTTCGTACCTTCTTCATTCAGGGCGTGGAGCGATCCAGGACTGCCTGGAAGCACCTCAGTGCCAGGCAGTGCCCGGTGCTCCCTGGTGGGTGCGAGGTTCTAATTACCACCTCGTGGCTGGAGGCCGttgccctccccagccctgtgaGCAGGGTCTCCTCTTCTAACCCAGGTAATCTTCCTTCTAGAGGTTGGGTTGTGCCCCGCCCACCACGTGGTCTTAGGCTGAGCCACAAAATCTGTGGGGTGCTGGCCCTGGGAGGGCACAGGCCTGCTACCGGGCCTTCTAGGGACAATTCCTGGATCTGTGCACAGCAAACCCCAATAACGCGACAGGTTATGGGTTGCTGCCATGCTCAAATAAGCGaatgtatgcaaatttttaattttcatataatttgttATGCACTAAAATGCTGCCGCAGGGTGAATACTGTAAATGCTAGCTGTCGCTATTGCAGGATTTTAAATTATAACTTTCTTGGAGCCAAGCTGCCCCAGAGCAGCCAGGAGACCTCCTGGGCACGCTGTCCAGAGCCACATGATGGAGCATCTTGCCTTCAGCCCCTAACACccctgggggcaggcaggggacaggCTGTTACGTTCAGTATACAGGTGAAGCAGCCGAGGCTCGTGCAGGGGGTGTCCTCATCCCCAGGGGACCCTGCTCAGGCCCTTCCAGCTTGCCTGAGTGACCCCGACATCTACCTGTGCAGCTTCTGTGTGAggggctgaggggggggggggtgcaggtgCACAAATCCCACAACTCCTTGCTCCCTCCAGGACTTTCAGGCGCTGAAGACAAATAAGGCACCAAAGCTTTCTCAGAGTATGAGGCCTGGACAAGGGATACCAAACAGGGTTTCGGCTCCCCCAAATCCAGAGGGCTGGTGTCTGTGGGAAAATCCCTAACTCTGCACACCAAGTAGCTGCAGGTACACACACAGCTGACCTGACTCAGCCACCCCATGGTCGAATGAATGGACGCTGCCTACAGCCCACACTGACCCCTGCTGCGTGCTGCCCCCCGCCTCTGTGAGCGGAGCCCATGGAAGGCCAGCCCTCATCAGCAGTACCCTTCCTCCCTTGAGGAGGTACCAGTCCTGGGTGGGCAGAGGGCCCAACGGGGCACCTGCCTCCTCCTCTACAGTCCATAGGCCCCACCTGGAACACACCCAGACCCACCCGGGCAGGCTTGATCGCCACTGTGTTCCCAGCAGCCAGGCAGGCGGCCGTCTTCCAGAAGAGCATCATCAGGGGGTAGTTCCAGGGGATAACGATGCCACAGACCCTGTGGTACAAAGAAGTGGGTCTTCGTCTCTCCACTCGGCCTGGGTGCCAGACTGCACCTGCCAGCTGCTTCCTGTCCCCAAGCCTGACCCCTTTTCCACTCCAAGCATCTTGATATCGTGCCCAAGGTCCCCCTGAGAGAGCTCACCCCTGGCCTTCCAGTCCCTGATGGGGCAGTATGTCTGGCGTGGCAACAGCCCCTCTTCCTGGCAGGGTGCAATGCCAGGGAACGTGGTTTCTCATCGGAACTGTCAGACCTGCCTAAGGACAGTCCAGTAGGGCAGGACACCAGGCAGTGAGGGGTTGACAGCAGGCAGGGCCAGGGAGAAGGACAGGGATCAcccaggtgggcagagagaacatGGGAGACAGTTGGAAATGGGTGGGCCAGGAGGAAGTCGGCGAGGGTCCTCTTGGGTGAGGCCAGGGTGTAGTCCCATGGAGAAAAGGAAGCCGTCAGCTGGGGAGGCCTAACAAGGCTTGTCTGCTTTGCCTTAAGAGATGGTACCCAGCATCAGTGTGCCCCTTGGTCCCAGAGAAAGCCTCTGGGTGAGCAGTGTCTCCATCAAAGGGAAGCCCCTCATGGTCCTGGGGGGGCCTAATGGTGACACGTGTGTGGTCCCAGCAGGCATGAGGCCCTGCTTTCCCCTGACTCCTATAAAACCCAGGGCACGGTCTTTGTCCGTGTCAGACAATTAATGAGCCGGTCCACACAGAGCAGCTCAGGCTGCCTAACTTGTTTTCTTCATCATATTCATGATCATCACCACCACAGAATGTTTCCCTAAAGAGGACTTAGCTGAACCCAGGAAGGGGGAAGAGCGTGTGTGAAGGCTGAGGTCAGGACAATCTGGGGCCCAGCACACCATCCTGGGAACAACAGGGTGCACTCAGGGGTTTGGagagccaccccccacccccatgtacACCCAGCAGACCCAACAGGACGAGAAGGCGGAGGGAGCACGGTGAGTGTGTCCAGGGAAGAGGGTGAGGTCATCAGGGTTGTGGGGGCTCCAAAGGAGAAAAGACATCATGAAGTCCCACTGTCATAGCTGAACTGTACTCCCCAAAATTcagttgaaatcctaactccagAACAtccttatttggaaattgggCCACCTCAGATGTACTTAGGTAAGACGAGGTCATACTGAAATAGGGTGTGTACCTAACCCAATAGGACTGATGTCCTTCAAAAAACAGAGCCATGTGAACAGACAGACATGCACAAGGAGGACGCCAAGTGAACATGAGGGCAGAGATCGGGGAACACCCAAGATCGCCGgtaagccaccagaagctgggggagACGCCTGGAGCAGATTCTCCCTCAtaccctcagaagaaaccaacactCTGACACCTGAATCTGGAACTTCCAGCCCCAGAATGCTGAGGCAACAGATGTGTGCTGCTTGAGTCTCTTCGTTtcagtactttgttatggcagcacaAGCGGATGCATAAACCCGCCCATATAGGGACAACTTTCCCAGTCCCCCAACTCCCTGGGAGGCTCTGCATCAGTGTCCTCCTCAGTCTGATGGCGACAGACTCCTCGGGAGGCATCTGCAGGAGCAGTGACCATGCAGATTCCTGTGACTGGCAGCCAGGTGGCCCCTGGTCCCCCTGACCAGCCCTTCTCAAGGTCTGCGCCCAAGGAAGGGGCTCCGAGCACATGGGCTATGCAGGGCTCTCACTCTGACGTCTTGGCAGGGTTGTTCCTTGTTGTGGGGGCCTGTCCCGGGCCTACCTATTGTGTCCTCTGGGGGACAGGCTGGGTGGGAACCCCTGCCCTGGGGTCAATGCCACATCCCACCCAGGCTGCCCCCTCTCTGGGGGCTACAGGACAGGGTTTTCCTGCATCCTCAGCCGACTCTCCCGACAGGGGCTGCCCTCACCAGCGGGCCTGTCCTTCAGGACCTGGTGTGGTCATCTGTACTCATTTCTGTCAATGCAAATGACAGCTGAACACATTCTCCTTCtgacacaccccccccccccacattcccAAAGAAGCCGAGTGCCCTTGACCACCATCCACAGGGAGGTGAGGGCCCTGCTGGTGGATCCCAGAGGCCCCACGTTGCAAGGGGCACAGGGTAGGTGGGAATGCCTGCTGGGTGCTGACCACTCTGGGCCTCTGGTGCACCTTTGACGATTTTAGAGGGCATTCGTCAGTGTGCTTCCCTCACACGAGTTTCTCCTGGAGCTGTTCCGCGCGGTCCCCAcagctctctctgtcccaggcCTTCGCACAGCCACGCGCCAAGCCCCGGTTAGGAGGCCGCAGAGTTCAGCACGGGTTGTGCAGGGTTTTGCTCTCAAGGCCCCAATCTGGGGACTGAACAGTCACTGCCAAGTTGCCTTTCACAAAGGTGGaccctctgtcccaccccaggCAGTGTGAGggggcttctctctccctagGCCTTGGGACCATCTGATGGTGAGGCGAGGCCCCTCACGTCTGGGTTTAACATCATGTCCCCAATTCCTAGTCTTTTCTATGTTGATTGGGCAGGTGTCGGTCTCCTGTTGAGCACTGGTTCCTATCCTTTGTCTATTTCTCTACTATTTTTACACTGCTCCTGGGTGCCCTGTAGTTCTTAATTTTCTGCATATTCATCATTATAATCTTTGCAGATAAAATTTTTCAGGTGTGCCCTCTGTTTCCCACTATGACCCTGACTGATACACGGCTATTGTGGGGATTAAGTAAAATTACACTTATAAGGTCATCGAAACggtgcttggcacagagcaggtactTTAAATGTGAAAGCTGTTTTATTTGCTGGAATCTAAGTCCCCTGAGGGCAGGCATTGCCATCAGTTTTATCATTGTTGTATACCCCGCACCTGGAATGTATGGCATGTAGTAATTGGTGAATAAATAGTGTTTGATAGACGCGTGAAAAAGGGATGAGCACTCACACTACGAATCACGCGAAAAGTGCATAGTGTGTGGTGAGTCTTTGCCCGGCGCTGTGACTCACCCAATAGGCTCCTTCCCGGTCAAGGCCGGGTTGTGGCTTGGTCTGGCCTGGTGGATGGGGATGGTGGAGCCCTGGAAGAAGCAAAGGGAGTCACTGGTAGGGGGCTCCATggtttccttcccccttccccctgggCAGCCAGACTGTGCTTGGCCTGCACCTCTCAGCCCCATGGAGAGGATAAGAGGCGTTTCTGGCAGAGACCCCAATGAACCTGTTGGTGATGGGTATCTCTGGGAAGGGTTGACCCATCCCTGCCTCCGGTGGGCAAACCTCTGGAAATGGCTCCTAAGGTCACTGATCCCTGGGATCCAGGACGTGGTGAGCTACCCCTTCTGCAAAGATGCAGGATTGCACAGTTGACCTTAGGATAGGGAGACAATGCAAATGGCCCCAGCATGACCTCGGGAGCCTCCACAAAGGCAGAGTTTTCTCCAGTTTAAGAGAATCTGAAGGATGCCAAGCCTGAGAAAAGCAAGGGGAGTAGGGGGCCAGAGTGAGGCCAGAGCAGGGCCTGCGTTAGCCTCAGCCAGCAGCCAGCAAGGACCTGGACCTTCAGTCCCACAACAACAGGAGCTGAGTTCTCCAACACCTGAGAGAGGCAGGCCTGCAGGCAGGGTCTCCCCAGAGCTCCAGGTAAAGCCCAGCCTGGCTACACCTTGACACTGACCTTGTGAAATCCTGGCATGGAACCCAGCCAAGCCTGCCTGAACGCCCCATCTGCAGAAATGGGAGCTGATGGTTGTTGTAAACCAATAAACTGGGGTCATTTGTTGTGCAGCCTATCGGCTAACACACTGCCCTAGAGTTTCCAGCTGAGCCCAGCTTGCCTGTGTGAGCTCTCACTTGGTGGGCAAGAGCCTCAGCCCCACCTGAATTTTGTCGCACCAGCCAGCAAAGTAGCGGAAGGTCTGGATGGACGTGCCCACGTGGGTCTTCAGGGCCAGTGTGAAGGCAGTGCCTGCATCCAGAGCCTTCACGGTGGCCAGTTCTTCCTGCTGCTGTTCCATGAGGTCCGCCAACCTGGCCAAGGGGTGGCGGAGGGGATAAGGAGGTCACCATCCAAAAAGGCCACCCCCTCTGTCTCTGGACAGCCTTGACCAGGGGAAAGCATGTCCAGCTTCAAGCACCAGCAGATCCAGTGGAGCGTGCCCCCAAGGATGGCAtctgtggggagggagaggtgggatgATGGGAGAGATTCAAGGGAAGGTTCGTCTACACCGCGCCCTCCTGAAGTGTGAACTCTCTGAAATCCAGTTGCCCTCCTGTGATTCCGGTGGGTGTGCTTCTGTGGACGGCCTGGGAATTAGATCTTTGCCCCCTTCTCTGATATAAAGGAGCCCAAAGAGCAGAGTGCTCAGGGGACAGGGTGCCCCGAGGAAGGTGGAGGCCTCAGACCCAGAGCGGCTCTCAAACCTGTACATGGGAGAGCTCTGGCCCAGAGACAAGTCTGGGACGAAAGACTGCTGACCAGCTCCTCTCTGCATTCAGCCATGGCCTGGCCTAAACACCCCAAGTACACACTCACACTCCCTGGGAAGCCAACCCTAATTCCTGCCCACTCTACACCAATCACGTATCCCTCCAGTGTCCTGATAGCAACCTCTACCTGTCTTCAAACCTTGCGTGACTGTTACGGATACTCACTTAGTTGACTATTCCGGGACTATTTGGTTCTCCCTGAGGCCTGGGACAGGATTTGATCTCCTGCTCCCTACGGACCTCCTACAGCCACTGGGCACACAGTCAGTATGCAGCATAAGGCTTGTGGGTGACACTGTGGGCCTAACAGACACAGGCAATCTAGTTGCATAGCCACATGGTTACTTCAGACAGTGACACATCCAGGGAATTCTCTAGTTAAGAATAGCCAAGGTGTCAATCAGTTTTTGAGAAGCATTACAGACCAAATAACAAAAACACCATGTGGTGGCATTTCAAAGCCTAGGGTTGTATCAACTAGAAAAACAGATATGTCACAGGTATAAATCTGTATTATAAACAAGCCACAGTTGGCCTTTGTGAATTGGCCTCTAGTTGTTCAGCTCTTCACTGCAGGGTGAGACCTGTCAGCTTAAAAGCTTGCTGGATACACATTTATGTCTCCAGTTATTTGAAACGTAGCCCAAACAAGCAGACTTTAGCTATTTAAAGTCGTCTTGCTTTGCATCCCCCACTCGACAGCTATTATCGTTGGAGAGATGGACAATGCTCTTACAGCTGCTGCCTTCCCAGCCCTCTGACCCAAAGATCCCTGCTCTGCTGCTGAACAACATTGCCAGGACTCGGGAGCCCCCCTCTCTGATCACCCAACCTCCAAAAGTTCCTTTGCACCCTTCCCGTTCTGAGTAGAGACCGCCCCACTACAGTCTCTGGAGGGTCTCCCGCTATGGGGGTGTCGCCTCCTGAAGTCTGTTGTGCTTTCTGCCTTCTCATAGTCCTATCTTTTCCCTCGATCAGCCCCAAATCCCTCCAATTCTGCCAGACAGTGTCACCTGCATGTGATGTGGCCAGGTCACAAAGCCCTGAAGTAACTATCACCTCAGCACGCCATTTGGGAGGCTCGGGGAGGAGAACTGAGTGGGATTGTTCATTGTCAACTTCGTTGAGCTGTACCTCTGCCTCCAGCATCCTGTCCCCAGAAAGCACCAGGGGGGAGGGCAGCGAAGCACCCACCATCATCCCAGAGGTCCTCAGGACAGCCATGAGGAAGGGCAAGTGTGGGGTGCCACACAGGCTCAGCCTCACTTCCAGCAGCCTGGGTCACCACCAGATTCTTGTCTGTGGACCTAAGGAAGTGTCTAAACAAAAGATGACAGCTTCCTACAGACTCCGCCACCAGCTCTCGGTGGCCCCACTCTGGCAGCTGTGGACATTGGCCTCTAGGTTCCCGAGAGGCTCTATCTTCTCCCTCAGTGGTTCTTGGGGCCTGTCTAGTGACTTTCTCTAACActcttttctggatttttcttcctAGTGTCTCCCACAATTGCATAATGTCTCAACCCTATAATGTATTCTGTCTTCCATAATATGTATCCATGGTGGTCTATTCCTCATTGAACCAGGGGCTGCTCCCTCCCGAGCCAGCAATGGGCGAACCTCCACCATGGGGACTGGGAGGTTGCATGAGGCAGGACCAGGTTCCTGGGAGCTCTCAGCTCTGGGCTTGAGATGTCTGTCAAAGCAGTCCAGGTCTCTACTTAGAGCTGTGCAGGGACTGACTCAACCCTTCACTATCATGTCGCTGGTGGTGTTATTATGACATAAGCCACTAGATGGCAGCAGAACTGCTCAAGGGAAACACTCTTGGGTCCGCAAACATCCACCTCTGGAGTCCCTGCTTCAGGGCCAGAAGGCTTCTCTCGGCATCACCAGCCTGGGCTTGCATGGTTCAGTTTTGCCTAAACTGGGGGCACTAGGTCACTAGGCAACGGCTTCCTAAAATTGACAGGCTCTTCAAGGGGTCTTGAAACTAGCTTGCGTTAGAGCAGGCTGGGTGCACCCTTGCCTGCCCCAACCTGCACCATCTCTAACCCATTTTGAAACTAGACAGgcccctctctctgggcctggaGAGGGTGTCCAGGtgtttctggaggctggaggctgtcCTGGTGTTTCTGGCctctgaataggaaaaaaaatggcattctGACTGCAAGGCCAAGGTGGGGCCTCTCTCCCACCAGATGACAAGTACATTTGGACCACATCATGACCAGCCTCTATGCCTGACAGCTTCCCCAGGACCCAGAGCATAGAAGTCAGGTTCCTGAAACTGGCTTGTTCACTAGACTTTTCGACACTGCCTAGCTCATCTGTGCAGCGCCCTCCCTACTGAAAACATCACACCAGTTCCTTGGGGGGCAaccgctcctcccccactgggaCCACCTGATTCTAGGGGAGTAGTATCTCTCCTCCAGGCCGCACTCCCACCCCATGGTCCTAAGTGGATCAACTCTACGTCCTTCCCTAATAGTTCTGATGAAGCTAAGGGGAGAGAGCCCCTTCTTCCCTGGttttagaaaacaaggaaaatgggAGATTCCAGCAGTCAGGGAGGTCTGAGCAAGGACCACCGGGAAGAACGGAGCCCGTGCTTCTGTCACTGGCTTCTACATAAAATAGCCCTGATCTCTCCTCTGGTCCAGTCCACTCAGGGAAGTGGTGAACATGTCCGAGACTGCCCAGGACTATCTGTTAGCTTTGCCAGTTTACTGCTCCCATCTGATTAGCACCTCCACTTTTGTGCCTCATCATTAATCACACTGTTCCCTCCACTGAGGACAGTTTTCCCTTAAGGCTACTTGCGTCTTGTGACATCCCTCCTGCGTCTCAAGTCACTTCTTCTGAGAAGCCTTTTCTGAGTCTCAGGCCTCGGTTGCACAACCTGTCTCGGACCCCAACTTACGCCTGGCAAAACCCAAGCATGGAGTTCCAACCCAAACAAAAGGTGGGGTAGCTGACAGGAGGCTGTGGGGCTCTCACCTGTATAGGAGCCGGCCTCAATCCCGTGCACTGATCTTCCCCCACAATCCAATCTCAAAGGCACCCTTAGTGGCATCACTGCCTTGTCAACATCGCCGACCTGGGCCAGGGACACCTGGCAGATGACCCGTGGTGGAACAGCGCCGTGAAGCCCTCCCCGGACGCTGGTACACAGATGCCTCAAGTTGCTGCTCCCTGGCCAACCGGGCGGGCTCAGTGGGGACAGCAGGTGAACGGGAGGGCCCTGGAAGGGTGTGCACAATGAGGAAAGGCAGGGACCTTCGAAGAGGCTTGTTCGCGTTTCTCCATACCAGGACCCTTCTTTTCAGTTGCCCGCTGAGCCCAGAAAGGGAAACAGACTCAGGCTGCAGCCTTGAGGCTGAGGATCAGCTTAAAATTGTCAAACCAAGAGCAGAAGGTGATTAATTTGGTAAGTCCTAGGAAGAAAGACTATTTCTTAAGTGAAACAGTCTACATGTGGAAGATGACAGGACCATTCCTGTCCCCATCCTTGCTCTGGGTCCAGCAGTGCCCATGGGCAC encodes the following:
- the LOC125916799 gene encoding cytosolic 10-formyltetrahydrofolate dehydrogenase-like is translated as MEQQQEELATVKALDAGTAFTLALKTHVGTSIQTFRYFAGWCDKIQGSTIPIHQARPSHNPALTGKEPIGVCGIVIPWNYPLMMLFWKTAACLAAGNTVAIKPARVTPLTALKFTDLTLKADMAKGVVNILLGSEQKEDVYKGFYKCTHGPPSASLSCDALTTLFLVSLSGALLNCTCLSPSSPPPCSPVLPLLPH